Proteins encoded by one window of Streptococcus suis S735:
- the recJ gene encoding single-stranded-DNA-specific exonuclease RecJ: protein MIKPNYDWQLLTGFSDEQFIKIAKKEGVDPVAAKLLYERGIHSAEELHTFLQPSLEDLHDPYLLHDMDKAVERIRRAIENYEHILIYGDYDADGMTSASILKETLEEMGAEVQVYLPNRFTDGYGPNQSVYKYFIEQQGISLIVTVDNGVAGHEAIAYAQEMGVDVVVTDHHSMQETLPNAYAIVHPEHPEGNYPFKHLAGCGVAFKLACALLETVHADLLDLVAIGTIADMVSLTDENRVMVKYGLSLLKQTERAGLQELIKIAGIDIDSIDEETVGFQLAPRLNALGRLDDPNPAIELLTGFDDEEAHQIALMIDSKNVERKDVVQAIYDEAKTMLRHDRPVQVLAKEGWNPGVLGIVAGRLLEELQQPVIVLSIEDGKAKGSARSVEAVDIFKALKDHQDLFIAFGGHAGAAGMTLEVDKLEELALTLTDYIIENKLDLSSKSSLVLDEELDLEELTLDTLKSFEKLAPYGMDNKKPVFYIRDFQVESARTMGQNNAHLKLRITKGAAGFDVLAFGKGNLALEFSQAKGLELAVTLSVNQWNGNTSLQLMLVDARVNGVQLYNIRGKQHPIPAGVPILDIENPVADNKAIVLANLPEDLSSLRSYFQEREFEAIYFKNEIAKPYYLDGYGSREQFAKLYKTIYQFEEFDVRYKLKDLAVYLKIKDSLLVKMIQIFQELEFVTIADGVMRVNKEAQKREISESQIYQELKETVIQQELMALGTVQEIYEWLCGRV, encoded by the coding sequence GTGATAAAGCCCAATTATGACTGGCAATTATTGACCGGTTTTTCTGATGAACAATTTATCAAAATTGCTAAAAAAGAAGGAGTGGACCCGGTAGCGGCTAAGTTGCTGTATGAACGTGGCATCCATTCGGCGGAAGAATTGCATACTTTCTTACAACCAAGCTTAGAAGACCTTCACGATCCCTATTTACTACATGATATGGACAAGGCGGTAGAGCGGATTCGCCGAGCAATCGAAAATTACGAACACATTTTGATTTATGGAGATTATGACGCAGACGGTATGACCTCGGCATCTATTCTGAAAGAAACTCTGGAGGAAATGGGGGCAGAAGTCCAAGTTTATCTTCCCAACCGTTTTACAGATGGCTATGGGCCGAATCAGTCAGTTTACAAGTATTTTATCGAGCAACAGGGGATTTCTCTTATTGTGACGGTGGACAATGGCGTAGCGGGTCATGAAGCGATTGCCTATGCCCAGGAAATGGGTGTCGATGTTGTCGTGACAGACCACCATTCCATGCAAGAAACCCTTCCCAATGCCTATGCGATTGTACATCCAGAGCATCCAGAAGGAAATTATCCCTTCAAACATTTGGCGGGCTGCGGCGTGGCTTTTAAATTGGCCTGTGCTCTTCTTGAAACTGTTCATGCAGACTTGCTGGATTTGGTCGCAATTGGCACCATCGCTGATATGGTTAGCTTGACCGATGAGAATCGTGTCATGGTCAAATATGGTCTCTCGCTTCTCAAACAGACTGAGCGAGCAGGTTTGCAAGAGTTGATAAAGATAGCTGGTATTGACATAGACAGTATTGATGAAGAAACAGTTGGTTTCCAACTTGCTCCGAGGTTGAATGCCCTTGGTCGACTCGATGATCCAAATCCAGCCATCGAATTACTGACTGGTTTTGATGACGAAGAGGCCCATCAAATTGCCCTCATGATTGACAGTAAAAATGTAGAACGTAAAGACGTCGTCCAAGCAATTTACGATGAAGCAAAAACCATGCTCCGTCATGATAGACCTGTTCAAGTTCTGGCTAAAGAAGGTTGGAACCCAGGTGTTTTAGGGATTGTAGCAGGACGCCTACTAGAAGAACTGCAGCAACCTGTTATCGTCTTGTCTATTGAAGATGGTAAGGCAAAGGGTTCGGCTCGTTCTGTTGAAGCAGTTGACATTTTCAAGGCACTTAAAGATCATCAGGACCTATTTATCGCCTTTGGTGGTCATGCTGGTGCAGCAGGTATGACCTTGGAAGTTGACAAACTTGAAGAGCTTGCTCTGACCTTGACAGACTACATTATCGAAAATAAATTGGATTTATCCAGCAAGTCTTCGCTGGTCTTAGATGAAGAATTGGATTTAGAGGAATTAACCCTAGATACTCTAAAATCTTTCGAGAAGCTTGCGCCTTACGGCATGGATAATAAAAAGCCTGTATTTTACATCAGAGACTTTCAGGTGGAATCAGCAAGAACCATGGGGCAGAATAATGCCCATTTGAAACTACGCATTACTAAAGGTGCTGCTGGATTTGATGTTCTTGCTTTTGGTAAGGGCAATCTAGCCTTGGAATTTTCACAGGCCAAGGGCTTAGAACTAGCTGTCACCTTGTCTGTCAATCAATGGAATGGCAATACCAGTCTTCAGCTCATGTTGGTTGATGCTCGGGTCAATGGTGTTCAACTTTATAATATTCGTGGAAAACAACATCCTATTCCTGCAGGGGTCCCAATTTTGGACATTGAAAATCCAGTAGCAGATAACAAAGCAATTGTCTTGGCTAACTTGCCTGAGGACCTCAGTAGTCTGCGTAGCTATTTTCAGGAAAGAGAATTTGAAGCCATTTATTTTAAAAACGAAATTGCCAAACCGTACTATCTAGATGGTTATGGTAGCCGAGAACAATTCGCTAAATTGTATAAGACTATTTACCAATTTGAAGAGTTTGATGTTCGCTATAAACTGAAAGATTTGGCTGTTTACTTAAAAATTAAGGACAGTCTATTGGTTAAAATGATTCAGATTTTCCAAGAATTAGAATTTGTCACGATTGCGGATGGGGTCATGCGGGTCAACAAAGAGGCACAGAAGCGAGAGATTTCAGAAAGTCAAATATATCAAGAATTGAAAGAAACAGTTATCCAACAAGAGTTGATGGCGCTTGGCACCGTTCAGGAAATTTATGAATGGCTATGTGGTCGCGTTTGA